Proteins co-encoded in one Dreissena polymorpha isolate Duluth1 chromosome 12, UMN_Dpol_1.0, whole genome shotgun sequence genomic window:
- the LOC127853604 gene encoding uncharacterized protein LOC127853604, giving the protein MDDSVCLTQDSNFEFTKQINPKELHSKSHLKRKKVLKSSKHSPKIVKQTIMVPQTKEEICIQLPGKQTKRTNEEHENKSMQDDKIFALGSPVLKYESSRKRDRTEDTCKIILTFDHVRDVYPAHKSNDVSSLVFVVTVEHETDAIIKSLRDLGIKYIIKTLKLSNVGDTNDNVIQMKEIELETLRICVRNNAKRLMAKHRYLSIIEGCSYILDKEPVGATKALNYEPRLALYVHAKGYIPIDEEPFETSYDGIKVVIREGVYVPFTRKADEFHEHVRMGCKIQRSLNGTLGLFVEHPSYGLCGVSCAHVLLSAVEMMHCRERNGRIVLDSTDCDVYQPEQPHKIGILREVITKEGSDSESGLDIALFQITTRFPQDGKFPQPKISTMPDISFGSGRTIAINVHNDQCYKFGSCSDFTEGKLINLGHPGCVRDVLQVDKYTFTIYNQVRVQSKSGHFFANMGDSGAPVFVKDGDGQLACIGIIVGGRASDGVVYVTPITRILQELGISKLKSFVPNFVEMANDIQTIKNRMEHFDTVLQRINEKLDSINPSSIAQLNGR; this is encoded by the exons ATGGATGATTCGGTGTGCTTAACACAGGATTCGAACTTTGAATTTACCAAACAGATTAAT CCAAAGGAACTCCATTCTAAAAGTCATTTAAAACGGAAGAAAGTCCTCAAAAGTTCAAAACATTCACCgaaaattgtaaaacaaacaataatggTTCCGCAGACGAAGGAAGAAATATGTATACAATTACCGGGCAAGCAAACGAAACGAACAAACGAAGAACATGAAAACAAAAGTATGCAag ATGACAAAATATTTGCTCTGGGATCCCCCGTACTTAAGTACGAAAGTAGCAGAAAGCGTGATCGTACTGAAGACACTTGCAAAATAATTCTCACATTCGATCATGTGCGAGACGTTTATCCTGCTCATAAATCAAACGATGTTTCGAGTTTGGTTTTTGTTGTAACTGTGGAACATGAAACAGATGCCATAATAAAAAGCCTAAGGGACTTAGGTATTAAGTATATCATAAAAACTTTGAAGCTAAGCAATGTTGGAGATACAAACGATAACGTCATACAGATGAAAGAGATTGAATTGGAAACACTAAGGATTTGTGTTCGTAATAATGCCAAACGGTTGATGGCAAAACATAGATATCTCAGTATCATAGAAGGATGTAGTTACATTTTAGATAAAGAACCAGTTGGTGCAACCAAGGCGTTAAATTACGAGCCGCGACTGGCGTTATATGTACATGCAAAGGGATATATTCCAATCGACGAAGAACCTTTCGAAACATCGTATGACGGCATAAAAGTCGTCATTCGGGAAGGAGTGTATGTCCCATTTACAAGAAAAGCTGACGAGTTCCATGAACATGTTAGAATGGGTTGTAAAATTCAGCGTTCACTGAATGGCACTCTTGGTCTGTTTGTTGAACACCCTTCGTATGGTCTTTGTGGCGTATCCTGTGCACATGTTCTACTATCAGCTGTAGAAATGATGCATTGTCGGGAAAGAAATGGACGCATAGTTTTAGATTCAACTGACTGTGATGTTTACCAACCTGAACAGCCTCACAAGATTGGAATACTTCGAGAAGTAATTACCAAAGAAGGCTCTGATTCAGAATCAGGACTTGACATCGCACTTTTCCAAATAACAACCCGATTTCCACAAGACGGGAAATTCCCACAACCAAAAATAAGCACTATGCCAG ATATTTCGTTTGGATCTGGAAGGACGATAGCTATAAACGTGCACAATGACCAATGCTACAAATTCGGAAGTTGTTCGGATTTTACCGAAGGTAAACTTATCAACTTGGGACATCCTGGTTGCGTTCGAGACGTCTTACAAGTGGACAAATATACGTTTACAATATACAATCAAGTGAGGGTTCAGTCAAAGTCAGGGCATTTCTTTGCCAACATGGGTGACTCCGGTGCACCGGTTTTTGTCAAGGATGGCGACGGACAACTTGCATGTATTGGCATAATCGTCGGAGGGAGAGCATCTGATGGCGTAGTTTATGTTACTCCCATTACACGGATTCTGCAAGAACTTGGTATATCAAAACTGAAATCGTTCGTTCCGAACTTTGTCGAAATGGCCAATGATATACAAACGATCAAAAATCGCATGGAACACTTTGACACGGTACTGCAAAGAATTAATGAAAAACTAGATTCTATAAACCCGTCTTCCATAGCTCAGTTAAATGGGAGGTAG